The nucleotide sequence CGCCAGCATCAAGCAGAGGAGTCGTAACATTATTGTTCTACCTGCTCTGCAGACGGTGGGTTATCCACATTCAGACGCTGCAGGGTTTCCTGAATCAAATTACTTTCCGGATGGCTGTTCAGGCCTTGCTGCCATACCTGACGTGCTTCTTCTTTATTACCGGATATCCACAATAGTTCGCCGTAATGCGCCGCAATTTCATGATCTGTCATCATCTCAAACGCTTTTTTTAGCAGCGGACGGGCTTTTTCCAGATCACCCGCGCGGAAATATATCCAACCAAGGCTATCAATGATGGCCGGATTATCCGGGGATAAGCTCAGGGCTTTTTCGACCAGAGGCAGTGCTTCCTGCCAGCGGCCGGTACGGTCGGCCAGGGTATAACCCAGGGCATTCAGAGCTTCGGCATTGTTTGGGTCCAGGCTGATCAGGTGGCGCAGATCCTGTTCCAATTGTTGCAGATCATCGAGCTGCTCAGCCAGCATTGCTCTGGTGTACAAAAGGTCATGATCATCTGGACTGATGCTGAGTGCTTGTGTCAGTAATAACATGGCTTCTTCTTTTTGATCCGCATTACTGAGTATCTCGACTTCAATTCGTGTCAGTGGGCTGGTTTGTTTGGGGTACGCACCACGCAGGTCGTTCAGGTAGTCACGGGCAACCTGCAGTCCCTGGGTGTCTGTGAGTAACTCTGCGGCATGTAAATGAGCCGGCAGGAATTCACGTCCGGACTCAACCCGGCGGTAATAGCTTATGGCTTCTTCTGACTGGTTATTTTCTTCGGCGATTTTGCCCAGATAATAATTGGCTTCATTGGTATGAGAGCCGCTGTTTAATAATGTTTGCAGATGTTGTTTTGCTCGTTGTGGGTCGCCAATCTCTTCTTCCAATAAGGAGAGCGATAATAAAATGGCCATATCACGCGGAAAGTTCTGATGCAGCTGATCAAAAGCAGTCAGCGCATCATTCATGCGACGTTGTTGAAGTAACAGGCGTGCACGTAAAACAGCAACACCTTTATGATCAGGGTAGTCCTGCTGGAGGTCTGTAAGCCAGTCGATGGCATCCTCAGTGCGGCCCATTTGTGTCAGTAAACGGGCGCGCTGAACCTTGGCGGCGAGAAATTCAGGCTCTAATGACAACGCTTGCTTATTATGTTCCAGTGCAGCATCGAACAGCCCAAGTTGCTGTTCAAGAATAGCCCTGGCTTGAAACAGGTTGGCATTGTCCGAGTAACGGCTATTTAGACTGGTTAACTCATCCAGCAATTGCTGCTTTTGAGGGTTAGGAACTCGTGTTGCGTTAGCCGCCAGGTAATCAAATTGACTGATTCCTGCCAGAATATAAAGTTGTTCGATATGGATCAGAGCACGCGAATAATCACCGGCGTCCATGGCCAGCTGAGCTGCGGCCTGATGAGCCGCGGGGTCATCCGGTTTCTGCTGCAACCAGATGGCCAGCGCTTCTCCGGCTAATTCGCCGCTGCCAACGTATTGAGCAATTCGGGCGGCGCGCTCCGAAATGTCCGCATCCTGAGTTTTTCTCGCTTGAGTCATGTAGTGATACAACGAGATATCATAGCGTTGACGTTGACCCGCTACTTCAGCAACCAACAGCGAATACAGCGTATCGGCCGGGATAGGACGGTACTGCTCTTCCAGCCCTGTCGCTTCCGATTGATTAGCCACAGCCAGGGTTTGTGGCTCAGAAGGCGGTGTTGATTCTGATTGAAGAGCAGCACAACCACTGATCAGTAATGGCAAGCTGAGTGTTGCGGTTAACAGGCGCAACCGGGTGAAAACAGGTAACAGGCGTAGTGTCACAAACGGCCTCAATGGAAAAATCCTTATGTATCACGGCATATTGCCGTCAGTAATGTCTGTCTTTGCCCATATTTAGGGTCAGATAACGAGTTAAGTCAAAGATTTCAGCAGCAAAGCGACAAATAGGTGTTTATAATCGGCGCTTTTTATCGCTTTCACTTCAGACAGAAGGTTCCTGCAGCAGTATGGGTATCTGGGCACTTGGTATTAATCACAAAACGGCACCGGTTTCGGTTCGCGAGCGCGTG is from Bacterioplanoides sp. SCSIO 12839 and encodes:
- a CDS encoding tetratricopeptide repeat protein; protein product: MTLRLLPVFTRLRLLTATLSLPLLISGCAALQSESTPPSEPQTLAVANQSEATGLEEQYRPIPADTLYSLLVAEVAGQRQRYDISLYHYMTQARKTQDADISERAARIAQYVGSGELAGEALAIWLQQKPDDPAAHQAAAQLAMDAGDYSRALIHIEQLYILAGISQFDYLAANATRVPNPQKQQLLDELTSLNSRYSDNANLFQARAILEQQLGLFDAALEHNKQALSLEPEFLAAKVQRARLLTQMGRTEDAIDWLTDLQQDYPDHKGVAVLRARLLLQQRRMNDALTAFDQLHQNFPRDMAILLSLSLLEEEIGDPQRAKQHLQTLLNSGSHTNEANYYLGKIAEENNQSEEAISYYRRVESGREFLPAHLHAAELLTDTQGLQVARDYLNDLRGAYPKQTSPLTRIEVEILSNADQKEEAMLLLTQALSISPDDHDLLYTRAMLAEQLDDLQQLEQDLRHLISLDPNNAEALNALGYTLADRTGRWQEALPLVEKALSLSPDNPAIIDSLGWIYFRAGDLEKARPLLKKAFEMMTDHEIAAHYGELLWISGNKEEARQVWQQGLNSHPESNLIQETLQRLNVDNPPSAEQVEQ